The following nucleotide sequence is from Streptomyces pactum.
AACAGCAGGCCGGTCCGCCAGCGCACCCGGCGGGCCCGGGCGTGCGGGACCAGGGCGGCCAGACCGGTGACGCCGACCACCAGGAGCGAGGTGGCGATGGCCTCCTTGGTGTCCTGCCCGGCCAGGTAGACCAGGATCGGCACGGTCAGGATCGAGCCGCCGCCCCCGAGCACGCCCAGACTGACGCCGACGAGCAGGGAGGCGGCGATCAGCAGGGCGGTCACCGGGTGCTCCGCAGCTCCGCGATCACCGTGCGGATGTCCGGGCGGGGACCGCGGTTGTAGGGCAGCTTCGACAGCAGCACGCCCATGGCACAGGTGTTGCTGAGCGCCGCGTACGTCAGGCCGGCGCCGACCGCCGTACCGATCAGGTGGACGCCCGGCACGAGGACGCCGACCAGGCCGCTGGCCAGCACCACGGAGCCGGCGACGAGCCGCACCTGGCGCTCCATGTCCCAGCGCTCGGGGCCGCGGTTCACCGGCGCTCCGGCCTCCTCCCAGGCGACCATGCCCCCGTCCAGGACGCGGAGCCCGGGCAGCCCGGCCCCGGCCAGGGCCTGCCCGGCCTGGGCGGCGCGCGCCCCGGAGCGGCAGATCAGGACCACGTCCTCGTCGAGGTGGTCGCGCAGCTCCGCCCGGTGCTCGGAGAGGGTGGCCAGGGGGACGTTGTACGAGCCCGGTATGTGCGCGGTGCGGAACTCGGCGGGGGTGCGCACGTCGAGCAGGCGCGGCGCGCGCCCTTCCCGGAGGAGGCGGTGCAGCACCGCGGGGGTGAGGGAGCGGGAGGGGGGCGGGGGTGGTGCTCATGGGGTTTCCGTTCTCTTTCGGTCACATACCCCGGGGGGTATATGCGGGTCGCGGTTGGGCCCGGCGGTGGGCGCGGGGCCCGGGAGGGGTGGCCGTGGGCGAGGGCCCCGGGCGTGCGGGGCAAAGGCCCCGGGACGGGCCGGGCGGTCGTGCGCCGGTCAGCCGGCGGCGGCGTCCGCCCCGTGCGCCAGGGCCCAGGCGGCGTAGCCGCCCAGGATGTCGGAGACGTCGGCGACGCCGCGGCTGCGCAGCAGGCTCGCCCCGATGGAGGAGCGGTGACCGCCGGCGCAGTACAGGACGAGGGGCCGGTCGGCGGGCAGTTCGTCCGCGCGGGCGGGCAGCTCGCTCAGCGGGATGTGGCGGGCCCCGTCGATGAATCCGTTCGCCTCGCGCTCGCCGCAGGTCCGCAGGTCCACCACCACGGGCGGGTTGTCCCCCGCGAGGGCGGCCCGGAGCTGTGCGGCGGTCAGCCGGCTCGCCCGGGTGACCTCGCCGGGGAGCTGCTCCAGGGCGTCCTCGGGGTTGCGCAGGTAGCCCGCGACACGGTCGAAGCCGATCCGGGCGAGGCGGGTGACGATCTCCTCCTCCCGGTTCTGCGGCGCCATGACCAGGAGTTCGGACGCCGGATCGAGGACGGTCCCGGCCTGCTCGGCGAAGCGCCCGTCGGCGGGGACGTTCACCGCGCCGCGCAGGTGGCCGGCGGCGAACTCCTGCGGGTCGCGGGCGTCCACCACCACCGCTCCGGCGGCCCGCAGCTCGGCGAACCGGGTGAGCGTCAGCGGCCGGGGTGCCTCCGTCGCGTCGTAGCGGGGCCGGTCCTTGCGGTTCAGCTCGGCGTCGTAGGCGAAGTAGCCGGGGGCGGCGGACTGACCGGCGGTGACCAGCGCGACGAACTGCTCGCGGCTCATCGGGGCGCAGGCGTAGTTGGTGGCGCGCTGTTCGCCGATGGTGGACCGCTTCTCGGTGGAGAGGTTCTTGCCGCAGGCGGAGCCGGCGCCGTGGGCGGGGAAGACCCGCACCTCGTCGGGGAGGCCCATCAGCTTGCGCTGGACGCTGTCGTGGAGCATCGCGCCCAGTTCCTCGGCGGTGACACCGGCGGAGGCGAGCAGGTCCGGGCGGCCGACGTCGCCGATGAAGAGGGCGTCGCCGGTGAGCACACCGTACGGCACCGCGTCGTCGGCCCGTTCGTACACCAGGACGCTGATCGACTCCGGGGTGTGCCCGGGCGTCTCCATGATCTCCAGGGTGACGTCCCCCAGGGCGATCCGCTCCCCCTCGGCGAGCTTGCGGATCGGGTACTCGGTCCGGGCGCGCCGGCCGTAGCCGATCCAGGCCCCGGTCCGGTCCGCCATCTCCAGGTGTCCGGCGACGAAGTCGGCGTGGAAGTGGGTGTTGATGACGCCGGTCACCGTCAGGCCGTGGGTGCGGGCGTCGGCCAGGTACTCGGACACGTCCCGGCGCGGATCGACGACCACCGCCTGCTCCGTGGTCTCGTCGCCGATCATGTACGAGGCCTGGGAGAGGCAGTCGAGGTAGTACTGGGTGAAGAACACGGCAATCCCTT
It contains:
- a CDS encoding rhodanese-like domain-containing protein produces the protein MLHRLLREGRAPRLLDVRTPAEFRTAHIPGSYNVPLATLSEHRAELRDHLDEDVVLICRSGARAAQAGQALAGAGLPGLRVLDGGMVAWEEAGAPVNRGPERWDMERQVRLVAGSVVLASGLVGVLVPGVHLIGTAVGAGLTYAALSNTCAMGVLLSKLPYNRGPRPDIRTVIAELRSTR
- a CDS encoding MBL fold metallo-hydrolase; the encoded protein is MFFTQYYLDCLSQASYMIGDETTEQAVVVDPRRDVSEYLADARTHGLTVTGVINTHFHADFVAGHLEMADRTGAWIGYGRRARTEYPIRKLAEGERIALGDVTLEIMETPGHTPESISVLVYERADDAVPYGVLTGDALFIGDVGRPDLLASAGVTAEELGAMLHDSVQRKLMGLPDEVRVFPAHGAGSACGKNLSTEKRSTIGEQRATNYACAPMSREQFVALVTAGQSAAPGYFAYDAELNRKDRPRYDATEAPRPLTLTRFAELRAAGAVVVDARDPQEFAAGHLRGAVNVPADGRFAEQAGTVLDPASELLVMAPQNREEEIVTRLARIGFDRVAGYLRNPEDALEQLPGEVTRASRLTAAQLRAALAGDNPPVVVDLRTCGEREANGFIDGARHIPLSELPARADELPADRPLVLYCAGGHRSSIGASLLRSRGVADVSDILGGYAAWALAHGADAAAG